A DNA window from bacterium contains the following coding sequences:
- a CDS encoding acyl-CoA synthetase FdrA, protein SSEPRVAGLPPDADAVLAAPPHVVNVGLATFADSLRDQGVPVIDVDWRPPAGGDPELLDLLDRVT, encoded by the coding sequence TGTCCTCCGAGCCGCGTGTCGCGGGCCTTCCTCCGGATGCCGACGCCGTGCTCGCCGCCCCACCGCATGTCGTGAACGTCGGGCTCGCGACGTTCGCCGACAGTCTTCGGGACCAGGGGGTGCCCGTCATCGACGTCGATTGGCGGCCGCCCGCGGGCGGTGACCCGGAGTTGCTCGACCTCTTGGACCGGGTGACGTGA